The genomic stretch CACTAATACCCAAAATCAAATCAGCCAAGCATATTACTAGCGATGACGCTGTACGATGCATAAAGCCTATTATACTCTTATTTCTATGGGCCCGCGGTATCCCCGGGTAACCGTGGATTTTGCTGTTCTGAGTTTCAGCCGAAACAGGGACAGACGACGCTGTGAAATGTAATCCAAATCATCTGGAAAACACAAGGAAACCTCCAGTAAGTTTGGAGCTAATCAATTAGCAAATCTTTGGAGATCAAGGAATCGAGTATTTGGTATTTTAACAAAAGGAAATTCTTAAATCTTAATTGATCTTATTTCGGATCgtgttttattatttttaagtGTGATCCTAACCGTTAGATATAGCTTAGTCAAGGTTACGTTTGAAAGACAATTAGATATTTTGAAGacatatttgaaattatacaAGTCAAGTGAATCAAACATAATTTACCAGGATTTGGAAAAGAACGTTACTTTAGGCTACTAGTTAATTGTTAAGAACGAATACCATATACTTGTTTGATAGTTTGGGCATTTTTATTCGAGatttcattcaaataaataacttattaattaatttattattgttccacaaaaataaaaataatagatttcttaaaaaagaaaaaagcaCATTAAGCATTCGTCATAAACAGAAAAGCATAATATCTGTTATCTGTTGatactactaataataattataacaTTTTCCTcgtaatactaataataataataataatatactcATACAAAAAATGTCAGGTTTAAGAACAGTTTCAGCTTCCTCTGGAAATGCAAAAAATTACGATTCGATCATGAAGATCTTATTGATTGGTGATTCAGGTGTTGGTAAATCTTGTCTGTTGGTTAGATTTGTTGATGATAAGTTTAACCCATCGTTCATTACTACCATCGgtattgattttaaaatcaaaaccATTGATATCAACGgtaagaaaattaaattacaattatgGGATACTGCTGGTCAAGAAAGATTCAGGACTATCACGACAGCCTATTACCGTGGTGCCATGGGTATCATTTTAGTTTATGATGTCACTGATGAAAatacttttgaaaatattagaacTTGGTTCAAGACAGTGAATGAGCATGCTAATGGTGAAGCTCAACTGTTATTAGTTGGTAATAAGAGTGATATGGAAACAAGAACAGTAACGTACGAACAAGGTGAAAGCTTAGCAAAAGAATTAGGAATTCCTTTCATCGAATCAAGTGCTAAAGATGACAAGAATGTCAATGAGATTTTCTTCACTTTAACCaatttaattcaagaaaaaatagataGCAATAAAATGACTGAAACTCCAGCTGCAGGCAAAAAGGACaatgttaatattaattcaagTAATGGTGGCAGTTCAAAATCTAATTGTTGTAATTAATTTACGCAATTTATGATACAAGTATTCGATTCCACATCTACcatctattattatattatacaCATCACCATAGACTAAGACCAACACCCCTTCTCTTCTATCCACTTTATTACCTCCTTCTTATCcaagtaaaataaaaataaaatccaaaaaaaactaaataaaattttaaaattcatcaattttgACACACTCtgaaatttaattgttctagatatttctaataagAGAAACtaatctcttttttttgacttttgtatttatttatttaaaaacaaatacaTTTAAACAGTAAACCCTTAagaaaccaaaaaaaaatatcatagGACCTATTCATTTCGGGCCTTCATTAcctaatatataaatggttaactaaatttattttatatgtTGTAGgatatatttctatatcTATGCTTCTCTATATACTGTATATATAGttatatatctatttatgtatttatatttatatttactCTTTATCCCGACCTCTCAATATATGAGAAATTATTCGATAATCAAACAGAGTACAGAAAGTATTTTCCTCTAATTGTTGGTTAGGCCATATGTAAtgtaaattgaaattattcaGTTATctatatttcatttaagATTGCCTAAAGTTTTGTCTGTTCGCAAGTCTACTAAATAAGTAAAACCCAATTCATGGCACGTGGAGCGAACTATTGAAATTCAAGAGGTACTCGTGCTTTTGCAGTATGGTAAGTAATATCTATTGAAATAAAGGCAGAAAGTGTCACCAGTAAATAGACACgattatttaataactaTATAGGAACATTGCTACttcataattatttaaataccAACTTTATATCCTGTGTTTGTTAGGAGAAtttccatatttttttcaataataaataaagcGTATCGATTTATAGAGAATGCTATTTGGGTCGAAGCTAAAAAATGACGTCTATCCACCTTGGAAGGAATCATATATTGattatgattttttaaaatctctATTAAAAGAGCCTGTCGATACTAATAGAGTGTCTGGTGACAATGTATCCTGGAccaatgatgatgaatcGAGATTTGTGGAAGCGTTAGATGGCCAATTAGAGAAAGTTTATACTTTCCAATCAGAAAGATACAATAGTCTAATGGAAAAATTGAATCGTTTAGAAGATCAATCTTCTACCGAGGAGAAAATCAAGAATTTGGATTTCGAGACTTTTCAAGCCATCTTAGAAGATACTTTGGCTGAAACTAAGGAATTGGATAATTTCTCTCGTTTGAATTATACTGGGTTTGTTAAGATTGTTAAGAAACATGATAAGGTCCATCCACAATTTCCATCGGTAAAAGCGTTATTGAAAGTTAGGCTACAGGAATTACCATTCCATTCTGAAGGATATTCACCCTTATTATACCAAATCTCTTATCTGTATAATATCTTTAGAAGTAACTCTACCGTGACTTCTGAATCAATGGTCAATGGCTCAAAATTGTCAAGTGTGGCTAGAAGTAATAGCgccaatttaaattttaaaagctTCAAGTTTTGGGTTCATAGAGATAATCTGATGGAAGTAAAGACGAGAATTTTAAGACATTTACCAGTTTTAGTTTATGCTGCTGCTCCAactgaaaatgataatgatgctGACAATATTATTGAGAGTCGATTCGAATCTAATACTTTTGATTCACCATCTTTAGATTCTAGTAATGATCCTGATAATGCAATTGTCTCTACTAAATCAATGGACCCCTTCATCACTTCTTTATATTTCGATAATGAAGACTTCACTCTATATAACGATAAGTTATTGAAGACTCATGAAGCACCAACTCTAAGAATCAGATGGAATGGCAAATTGGTCGATAACAAAAATGTTTTTATGGAAAAGAGAATGTTAGTTCAAAGTGATGATACTAGTACTGGTTCCAATACCAATGACCTTTCATCTTTTATTGAAGATTTCCAAGAGACAAGAATTCGTATTGAGcctaaatatttaaatgggtttatatttaatggtgatgaaaaatataaagaaaaagtgctcaagaaattaaaagaaagtGGTACTATGGATAGTGAACTGAATAAGATCGGTAAAGATTTCGatgttttgaaaatttttattattcagGAAAACTTGCAGCCTATTTTTAGAACTATTTTTACTAGAACAGCTTTCCAAATCCCAGGTGATgatagaattagaattactATTGATTCAGACATTGTTTATATAAGAGAAGATTGTTTCGATAAAAACAGACCTATTAGAGACCCAAAGGTCTGGCATAGAAACGACATCGATTCCAACGTTAAGGATCCTTTAAAACTACTAAGAAAAGGTGAATACGTTAAATTTCCATACTCTGTAATggaaatcaaaattaaaaataatgagtCGCCTTCCATGATCAATACTATTTTCAACAATAATGCTAATAAGATGTCAAATACAAAGCTACCAAGAAAGCATGGTCAATGGATTACAGAATTAACAAATTCTCATCTTGTAAAAGAGGTTCctaaattttctaaatatattcaagGGGTTGCATCTCTTTATAGTGACGATGATAAACTAGATTCATTACCATTTTGGTTACCAGAATTAGAATCTGATATCAAGATTAATCCAAAAGACGCTTATTATCAAGAagaacaaaagaaaaagaaacaacaagaagttcaaaaaaaattagataatatgAGAAGATTATCAAACGTAAGTAAATCAAAGCCAGTAGGAAACGGCGTCACCAATTACAACACTAgtgaaaatatcaataatatggAAGGTATCCCTGAGGGTGAGGCTGATCTTGAGGATCACGATTCTTCAGATGATGATACAGaaaataatccaaatagAGGGCCATCTTCAAATACGActactattaataatagaaaaaaatcaaagaaaaatgttaaaaagaaagaccctacatttttaaatatcttgACAGGAAGAGATTCCAAATTAGTAGGATACGATTCTGAGGAAGAAGAGATTGAATTACCACCTGGTGTTATCGAGCCAACAAGTTATATCAAAAATGCAGGTCCAGTTAAGGTTGAAGCTAAAGTTTGGTTAGCAAATGAACGTACTTTCAACAGATGGCTACGAGTTTGTACCTTATTGAGTGTTCTAACCTTCTCAATTTATAATTCAGTAAAAAAATCCGAATTTCCAAAGCTTGCTAATCTTTTGGCctacatttatttttcattgacCCTATTTTGTGGTCTTTGGTCATATAAAATCTatttgaaaagattaaGTATCATAAAACAGAGGAGTGGTGAGCACCTGGATGCCCCCCTAGGACCTATGCTTGTCGCAGGTGTGCTATTTATGTccttaattattaattttgtgGTAGCATTTAGAGTAGCAGCAAAGAAAAGACTAATTGTAAACACTTTAGAAAATACTGGAGATATTGATATGCCATTACCTGAAAATTTACAGGCTATTGAATCATTCGTCCTAAAAGTCCTGGGTATATAGGATTCTAATtagtatttgaaataaattttagaatatactaattttatttaacttgaacttattatcatttttaaccCCTTCTATATCTGTTGTTTGATGGTACTATGATGGTATGATTGAAAGATTATTCCAGCACAGTATTTTCCGTCACTTCTTTAAGTACttgttaaaaattaatgacaCTGTCCGATGAAAAATGTCGGAGTGTCAGaaaaatgattttgaaaCATTTGTAAAcagaaatttaaaaacacTTCAAGGTTAAGAAAACATACAATAACAGACCACAATATTTAAACGtccaatttgaaaatttatgaTCAATGGGCTCTGATTGTGATATCCGTAGGGATTATTATGGTATATATCCCAACCGTCGTAACAGTTATTATTCCCCTGTCTAC from Henningerozyma blattae CBS 6284 chromosome 4, complete genome encodes the following:
- the SEC4 gene encoding Rab family GTPase SEC4 (similar to Saccharomyces cerevisiae SEC4 (YFL005W); ancestral locus Anc_8.70), with the translated sequence MSGLRTVSASSGNAKNYDSIMKILLIGDSGVGKSCLLVRFVDDKFNPSFITTIGIDFKIKTIDINGKKIKLQLWDTAGQERFRTITTAYYRGAMGIILVYDVTDENTFENIRTWFKTVNEHANGEAQLLLVGNKSDMETRTVTYEQGESLAKELGIPFIESSAKDDKNVNEIFFTLTNLIQEKIDSNKMTETPAAGKKDNVNINSSNGGSSKSNCCN
- the VTC3 gene encoding vacuolar transporter chaperone (similar to Saccharomyces cerevisiae VTC2 (YFL004W) and VTC3 (YPL019C); ancestral locus Anc_8.71) translates to MLFGSKLKNDVYPPWKESYIDYDFLKSLLKEPVDTNRVSGDNVSWTNDDESRFVEALDGQLEKVYTFQSERYNSLMEKLNRLEDQSSTEEKIKNLDFETFQAILEDTLAETKELDNFSRLNYTGFVKIVKKHDKVHPQFPSVKALLKVRLQELPFHSEGYSPLLYQISYLYNIFRSNSTVTSESMVNGSKLSSVARSNSANLNFKSFKFWVHRDNLMEVKTRILRHLPVLVYAAAPTENDNDADNIIESRFESNTFDSPSLDSSNDPDNAIVSTKSMDPFITSLYFDNEDFTLYNDKLLKTHEAPTLRIRWNGKLVDNKNVFMEKRMLVQSDDTSTGSNTNDLSSFIEDFQETRIRIEPKYLNGFIFNGDEKYKEKVLKKLKESGTMDSELNKIGKDFDVLKIFIIQENLQPIFRTIFTRTAFQIPGDDRIRITIDSDIVYIREDCFDKNRPIRDPKVWHRNDIDSNVKDPLKLLRKGEYVKFPYSVMEIKIKNNESPSMINTIFNNNANKMSNTKLPRKHGQWITELTNSHLVKEVPKFSKYIQGVASLYSDDDKLDSLPFWLPELESDIKINPKDAYYQEEQKKKKQQEVQKKLDNMRRLSNVSKSKPVGNGVTNYNTSENINNMEGIPEGEADLEDHDSSDDDTENNPNRGPSSNTTTINNRKKSKKNVKKKDPTFLNILTGRDSKLVGYDSEEEEIELPPGVIEPTSYIKNAGPVKVEAKVWLANERTFNRWLRVCTLLSVLTFSIYNSVKKSEFPKLANLLAYIYFSLTLFCGLWSYKIYLKRLSIIKQRSGEHLDAPLGPMLVAGVLFMSLIINFVVAFRVAAKKRLIVNTLENTGDIDMPLPENLQAIESFVLKVLGI